A single genomic interval of Quadrisphaera sp. RL12-1S harbors:
- the gltB gene encoding glutamate synthase large subunit: MAPTRDTSRALQRFSAQPGAQGLYDPAAEKDACGVAFVANLRSGATHEVVEQALTALRNLDHRGAVGAEVDSGDGAGILLQVPDAFLRAVWAEQADPSGVELPPAGQYAVGLGFLPDDDAEEAIAKAEIAATAAEEGLRVVGWREVPVTASLVGQTARSCMPRFRHLVVAGAGSHQGVGGLELDRLAFVLRKRAERELDVYFASLSSRTLVYKGMLTTGQLEPFFPDLSDRRLATQLAIVHSRFSTNTFPSWPLAHPFRYIAHNGEINTVRGNRNWMRARESQLATPLIEGDLSRLFPICTPGASDSASFDEVLELLHLTGRSLPHAVLMMIPEAWENHAQMDPARRAFYAFHASFMEPWDGPAAVTFTDGRLIGAVLDRNGLRPSRYWVTDDGLVVLASEVGVLDIAPERVVSKGRLQPGRMLLLDVGDGTEPGRIIPDDEVKGQLASEHPYQEWLREGLIELGDLPEREHVLHTHASVTRRQQAFGYTEEELRLILAPMAASGAEPVGSMGTDTPIAVLSERPRLLFDYFTQLFAQVTNPPLDAIREEVVTSLGVEMGPESNALDATPEHCRQLRLPFPVIDNDELAKITHLDADGDGTGFATVRVRGLYRVAGGGEELERRLGQICSEVSAAIADGARFVLLSDRDSDAVWAPIPSLLLTSAVHHHLIREKTRTQVGLVVEAGDVREVHHVALLIGYGAACINPYLAMESVEDLARHGVLEGTDPQQCVRNLIYALGKGVLKVMSKMGISTVASYRGAQVFEAIGLSQELVDRWFTGTTTQLGGVGIDVVAAEVAARHARAYPVEGAAPAHRRLDVGGEYQWKREGEPHLFDPETVFRLQHATRARRYDVFRQYTERVDDQSTRLMTLRGLFSFKDAAATGRQPVPLDEVEPVSEIVKRFSTGAMSYGSISAEAHETLAIAMNQLGAKSNTGEGGEDVDRLLDPERRSAIKQIASGRFGVTSAYLTHATDLQIKMAQGAKPGEGGQLPGPKVYPNIAKTRYATPGVGLISPPPHHDIYSIEDLAQLIHDLKNANPAARVHTKLVSEVGVGTVAAGVAKAHSDVVLISGHDGGTGAAPLTSLKHTGAPWELGLAETQQTLLLNGLRDRVSVQVDGQLKTGRDVVVAALLGAEEYGFSTAPLVVSGCIMMRVCQLDTCPVGVATQNPVLRERFTGKPEFVVTFFEYLAEEVREHLAALGFRSLDEAVGQVGSLDVRRAVEHWKASGLDLSPVLADVEVADGAARRQTSAQDHGLEKALDHQLIAASRAALDSGEHVSATFAIRNVNRTVGTMLGHEVTKAFGPDGAPDGTIDLTLVGSAGQSFGAFLPAGVTLRLVGDANDYVGKGLSGGRVVVTPHESAPFAGAGAVENVIAGNTVGYGATSGELFLSGRVGERFAVRNSGASIVVEGTGDHACEYMTGGVVVVLGQTGRNVGAGMSGGTAYVLDLVPDKLNAAAVRSGELTSRPLAEGSDAERELVARLLARHVEETGSAVAASLLEGGALSGEALSRFTALVPRDFARVTALREAAIAEGNDPDGADVWQQIMEAVRG, translated from the coding sequence ATGGCCCCCACGCGCGACACATCCCGCGCACTGCAGCGCTTCTCCGCGCAGCCCGGTGCGCAGGGCCTGTACGACCCCGCCGCGGAGAAGGACGCCTGCGGCGTGGCCTTCGTGGCCAACCTCCGGTCGGGGGCCACCCACGAGGTGGTGGAGCAGGCGCTCACCGCCCTGCGCAACCTCGACCACCGCGGCGCCGTCGGCGCCGAGGTCGACTCCGGTGACGGCGCCGGCATCCTGCTCCAGGTCCCCGACGCGTTCCTGCGCGCCGTGTGGGCCGAGCAGGCCGACCCGTCCGGCGTGGAGCTCCCGCCGGCCGGCCAGTACGCGGTGGGCCTGGGGTTCCTCCCCGACGACGACGCCGAGGAGGCGATCGCCAAGGCGGAGATCGCGGCCACCGCCGCCGAGGAGGGCCTGCGGGTCGTCGGCTGGCGCGAGGTGCCCGTCACCGCCTCCCTCGTGGGACAGACCGCGCGCTCGTGCATGCCCCGGTTCCGCCACCTCGTGGTGGCCGGCGCCGGGTCCCACCAGGGCGTGGGCGGCCTCGAGCTCGACCGGCTCGCGTTCGTCCTGCGCAAGCGCGCCGAGCGCGAGCTGGACGTCTACTTCGCCTCGCTGAGCAGCCGCACGCTCGTCTACAAGGGCATGCTCACCACCGGGCAGCTGGAGCCGTTCTTCCCGGACCTGTCCGACCGGCGCCTGGCCACCCAGCTGGCGATCGTGCACTCGCGCTTCTCCACCAACACCTTCCCCAGCTGGCCGCTGGCGCACCCGTTCCGCTACATCGCTCACAACGGCGAGATCAACACCGTGCGGGGCAACCGCAACTGGATGCGGGCGCGCGAGAGCCAGCTGGCCACGCCGCTCATCGAGGGCGACCTGTCCCGCCTGTTCCCCATCTGCACCCCGGGCGCCAGCGACTCCGCGTCCTTCGACGAGGTGCTGGAGCTGCTGCACCTCACGGGGCGCTCGCTGCCGCACGCCGTCCTCATGATGATCCCGGAGGCGTGGGAGAACCACGCCCAGATGGACCCGGCCCGGCGCGCCTTCTACGCCTTCCACGCCAGCTTCATGGAGCCCTGGGACGGCCCCGCCGCGGTGACCTTCACCGACGGTCGCCTCATCGGCGCCGTGCTCGACCGCAACGGCCTGCGCCCCTCCCGCTACTGGGTCACCGACGACGGGCTCGTCGTCCTCGCCAGCGAGGTGGGCGTGCTCGACATCGCCCCGGAGCGGGTCGTCAGCAAGGGGCGGCTGCAGCCCGGGCGCATGCTCCTGCTCGACGTCGGCGACGGCACCGAGCCGGGGCGGATCATCCCCGACGACGAGGTGAAGGGGCAGCTCGCCTCCGAGCACCCCTACCAGGAGTGGCTGCGCGAGGGGCTCATCGAGCTGGGGGACCTCCCCGAGCGCGAGCACGTGCTGCACACCCACGCGTCGGTGACCCGCCGCCAGCAGGCGTTCGGCTACACCGAGGAGGAGCTGCGCCTCATCCTCGCGCCGATGGCGGCCTCCGGTGCCGAGCCGGTGGGCTCGATGGGCACCGACACGCCCATCGCGGTGCTGTCCGAGCGCCCGCGCCTCCTCTTCGACTACTTCACCCAGCTCTTCGCGCAGGTGACCAACCCGCCGCTGGACGCCATCCGCGAGGAGGTCGTCACCAGCCTCGGCGTGGAGATGGGCCCGGAGTCCAACGCCCTGGACGCCACCCCGGAGCACTGCCGCCAGCTGCGGCTGCCGTTCCCGGTCATCGACAACGACGAGCTCGCGAAGATCACCCACCTCGACGCCGACGGCGACGGCACGGGCTTCGCCACGGTCCGCGTGCGGGGCCTGTACCGCGTGGCCGGGGGCGGCGAGGAGCTCGAGCGCCGCCTGGGCCAGATCTGCTCGGAGGTGTCGGCCGCCATCGCCGACGGCGCCCGGTTCGTGCTGCTGTCCGACCGCGACTCCGACGCCGTCTGGGCGCCCATCCCGTCGCTGCTGCTCACCAGCGCCGTGCACCACCACCTCATCCGCGAGAAGACCCGCACCCAGGTCGGCCTCGTGGTCGAGGCCGGTGACGTGCGCGAGGTGCACCACGTCGCGCTGCTCATCGGCTACGGCGCCGCCTGCATCAACCCCTACCTGGCCATGGAGTCCGTCGAGGACCTCGCCCGGCACGGGGTGCTCGAGGGCACCGACCCCCAGCAGTGCGTGCGCAACCTCATCTACGCGCTCGGCAAGGGCGTGCTCAAGGTGATGTCCAAGATGGGCATCTCCACGGTCGCCTCCTACCGCGGCGCCCAGGTCTTCGAGGCCATCGGCCTGTCGCAGGAGCTGGTGGACCGCTGGTTCACCGGCACCACCACCCAGCTGGGCGGCGTCGGCATCGACGTGGTCGCGGCCGAGGTGGCTGCCCGCCACGCCCGCGCCTACCCGGTCGAGGGCGCGGCGCCCGCGCACCGCCGCCTCGACGTGGGCGGGGAGTACCAGTGGAAGCGCGAGGGCGAGCCGCACCTGTTCGACCCGGAGACGGTCTTCCGCCTCCAGCACGCCACCCGCGCGCGCCGGTACGACGTCTTCCGCCAGTACACCGAGCGCGTCGACGACCAGTCGACGCGCCTCATGACGCTGCGCGGCCTGTTCTCCTTCAAGGACGCCGCCGCGACGGGGCGCCAGCCGGTGCCGCTGGACGAGGTCGAGCCGGTCAGCGAGATCGTCAAGCGCTTCTCCACGGGGGCGATGAGCTACGGCTCCATCTCCGCCGAGGCGCACGAGACCCTCGCCATCGCCATGAACCAGCTCGGCGCCAAGTCGAACACCGGCGAGGGCGGCGAGGACGTCGACCGCCTGCTCGACCCGGAGCGCCGCAGCGCCATCAAGCAGATCGCCTCGGGCCGGTTCGGGGTCACCAGCGCCTACCTGACCCACGCGACCGACCTGCAGATCAAGATGGCGCAGGGCGCCAAGCCCGGCGAGGGCGGCCAGCTGCCCGGCCCGAAGGTCTACCCGAACATCGCCAAGACCCGTTACGCGACGCCGGGCGTCGGCCTCATCTCCCCGCCGCCGCACCACGACATCTACTCCATCGAGGACCTCGCCCAGCTCATCCACGACCTCAAGAACGCCAACCCCGCGGCTCGCGTGCACACCAAGCTCGTGTCCGAGGTCGGCGTCGGGACGGTCGCGGCGGGCGTGGCGAAGGCCCACTCCGACGTCGTCCTCATCTCCGGGCACGACGGCGGCACCGGTGCGGCGCCGCTCACCTCGCTCAAGCACACCGGCGCCCCCTGGGAGCTCGGCCTGGCCGAGACCCAGCAGACGCTGCTGCTCAACGGCCTGCGCGACCGCGTGAGCGTCCAGGTGGACGGCCAGCTCAAGACCGGCCGCGACGTCGTCGTGGCGGCGCTGCTCGGTGCGGAGGAGTACGGCTTCTCCACCGCCCCGCTCGTGGTCAGCGGCTGCATCATGATGCGCGTCTGCCAGCTCGACACCTGCCCGGTGGGCGTCGCCACGCAGAACCCCGTCCTGCGCGAGCGCTTCACGGGCAAGCCGGAGTTCGTCGTGACGTTCTTCGAGTACCTGGCCGAGGAGGTGCGCGAGCACCTCGCCGCGCTGGGCTTCCGCAGCCTCGACGAGGCCGTCGGCCAGGTCGGCTCGCTCGACGTGCGCCGCGCCGTGGAGCACTGGAAGGCCTCCGGGCTGGACCTGTCCCCGGTGCTGGCGGACGTGGAGGTGGCCGACGGCGCCGCCCGCCGCCAGACGTCCGCGCAGGACCACGGGCTGGAGAAGGCGCTGGACCACCAGCTCATCGCGGCCAGCCGGGCCGCGCTCGACAGCGGTGAGCACGTCAGCGCGACGTTCGCCATCCGCAACGTCAACCGCACCGTGGGCACGATGCTCGGGCACGAGGTGACCAAGGCCTTCGGGCCCGACGGCGCCCCGGACGGCACCATCGACCTCACCCTCGTGGGCTCGGCGGGCCAGTCGTTCGGCGCGTTCCTGCCGGCCGGCGTCACGCTGCGCCTCGTCGGAGACGCCAACGACTACGTCGGCAAGGGCCTCTCGGGCGGTCGCGTGGTCGTCACGCCGCACGAGTCCGCGCCGTTCGCGGGCGCGGGCGCCGTGGAGAACGTCATCGCCGGCAACACCGTCGGCTACGGCGCCACCTCCGGGGAGCTGTTCCTGTCCGGCCGGGTGGGGGAGCGGTTCGCCGTGCGCAACTCCGGCGCGTCGATCGTCGTCGAGGGCACGGGCGACCACGCCTGCGAGTACATGACCGGCGGCGTCGTCGTCGTCCTCGGGCAGACCGGCCGCAACGTCGGTGCGGGGATGTCCGGCGGCACCGCCTACGTGCTCGACCTCGTGCCGGACAAGCTCAACGCCGCGGCCGTCCGCAGCGGTGAGCTGACCTCGCGCCCCCTGGCCGAGGGGAGCGACGCCGAGCGCGAGCTCGTCGCCCGCCTGCTGGCCCGCCACGTCGAGGAGACCGGCTCCGCCGTCGCCGCGTCGCTGCTGGAGGGCGGCGCGCTCTCGGGCGAGGCGCTCAGCAGGTTCACGGCACTCGTCCCGCGCGACTTCGCGCGCGTCACCGCGCTGCGCGAGGCAGCCATCGCCGAGGGGAACGACCCCGACGGCGCCGACGTCTGGCAGCAGATCATGGAGGCCGTCCGTGGCTGA
- the trpC gene encoding indole-3-glycerol phosphate synthase TrpC, which produces MSVLEEILAGVREDLAERQAATSLDELKEAARKAPSARSALEALRPSGDERGQVTVIAEVKRSSPSKGALASIEDPAALAREYEAGGASAISVLTERRRFGGSLDDLRAVRAAVDVPVLRKDFVVSSYQVWEARAAGADLVLLIVAALEQEALVSLVERVHSLGMTALVEAHDEDEVDRAVAAGAQLIGVNARSLKTLEVDTATFARCAHRIPDAVVRVAESGVRSAHDVVEHARAGADAVLVGEALVTGKDPRSAVADLVAAGSHPSLRAVSRSAKP; this is translated from the coding sequence GTGAGCGTGCTCGAGGAGATCCTCGCCGGCGTCAGGGAGGACCTGGCCGAGCGCCAGGCCGCCACGTCGCTGGACGAGCTGAAGGAGGCCGCGCGCAAGGCCCCCTCGGCGCGGAGCGCCCTGGAGGCGCTGCGTCCGAGCGGTGACGAGCGCGGACAGGTGACCGTCATCGCCGAGGTGAAGCGGTCGAGCCCGAGCAAGGGCGCCCTGGCGTCCATCGAGGACCCGGCGGCCCTCGCGCGGGAGTACGAGGCCGGCGGGGCCAGCGCCATCAGCGTGCTGACCGAGCGCCGCCGCTTCGGCGGCAGCCTGGACGACCTGCGCGCCGTGCGCGCCGCGGTCGACGTCCCGGTGCTCCGCAAGGACTTCGTGGTCTCGAGCTACCAGGTCTGGGAGGCCCGCGCGGCCGGCGCCGACCTGGTGCTGCTCATCGTGGCCGCCCTCGAGCAGGAGGCCCTGGTCTCGCTGGTCGAGCGGGTCCACTCCCTGGGCATGACCGCGCTGGTCGAGGCGCACGACGAGGACGAGGTGGACCGCGCCGTCGCCGCCGGGGCGCAGCTCATCGGCGTCAACGCCCGCAGCCTGAAGACCCTCGAGGTCGACACCGCGACCTTCGCGCGCTGCGCCCACCGCATCCCGGACGCGGTGGTGCGGGTCGCCGAGTCCGGCGTGCGCTCCGCCCACGACGTCGTCGAGCACGCCCGGGCCGGCGCCGACGCCGTGCTCGTCGGCGAGGCCCTGGTCACCGGCAAGGACCCCCGCTCCGCGGTGGCCGACCTGGTCGCCGCCGGCTCCCACCCGTCGCTGCGCGCGGTCTCGCGCAGCGCCAAGCCGTGA
- a CDS encoding DUF4190 domain-containing protein has product MSTQDPYGTSDQPHRTGSSASGSPGSQPSWQQQAPAAPQQGYQQPAPYQDAPPAQGGYPAYAGQGGYDRPAPKNGVGLAALILGILGLVGILVFGLGGLLGLVAVILGFIGVRRVKRGEATNRGAAITGIVLGLISVVLGIVVLIGLVFLGSKVSDCATYLQNGDQAGYQTCIENGLGAQGATN; this is encoded by the coding sequence GTGAGCACGCAGGACCCCTACGGCACGTCCGACCAGCCGCACCGCACCGGCTCGAGCGCGTCGGGCTCGCCCGGCTCGCAGCCGTCGTGGCAGCAGCAGGCGCCCGCCGCCCCCCAGCAGGGCTACCAGCAGCCCGCGCCCTACCAGGACGCCCCGCCCGCCCAGGGCGGCTACCCCGCCTACGCCGGCCAGGGCGGCTACGACCGCCCGGCGCCCAAGAACGGCGTGGGCCTGGCGGCGCTCATCCTCGGCATCCTCGGGCTCGTCGGCATCCTCGTCTTCGGCCTCGGCGGACTGCTCGGGCTCGTCGCCGTCATCCTGGGGTTCATCGGGGTGCGCCGGGTCAAGCGCGGCGAGGCGACCAACCGGGGCGCCGCCATCACCGGCATCGTCCTGGGCCTCATCAGCGTGGTCCTGGGGATCGTCGTGCTCATCGGGCTCGTGTTCCTCGGGTCCAAGGTCTCCGACTGCGCCACCTACCTGCAGAACGGCGACCAGGCCGGCTACCAGACGTGCATCGAGAACGGCCTCGGCGCCCAGGGCGCCACGAACTGA
- the lgt gene encoding prolipoprotein diacylglyceryl transferase, which translates to MTGAVLATIASSGVLASIPSPSQGVWHLGPVPLRAYAFCILAGIALAVWLTDRRWRARGGLPGQIADIALWAVPFGIVGGRLYHVVSSPDAYFGPGGDPVAALYIWNGGLGIWGAVALGAVGAWIGCRQVGARFSSYADTLAPGLLLAQAVGRVGNYFNQELYGRPTTLPWALEISPQHREPGFEDVATYHPTFLYELLWDAAAAGVLIWLQRRFRLGHGRVFFGYVVLYTLGRVWIEALRIDPAEQVLGLRLNIWTCLVVGLAGVVAFVVSARRHPGVEDSVLVPARSAAYRDAQADTTADDDGDARDDETTVAGAPVRVAGRASGGGAATEPPEGAPRGGESGGRDAASRDVR; encoded by the coding sequence ATGACTGGCGCCGTGCTGGCCACCATCGCCTCCTCGGGCGTCCTCGCCTCCATCCCCAGCCCCTCCCAGGGCGTCTGGCACCTGGGCCCGGTGCCGCTGCGCGCCTACGCGTTCTGCATCCTGGCGGGCATCGCGCTGGCCGTGTGGCTGACCGACCGCCGGTGGCGCGCCCGCGGCGGCCTGCCCGGCCAGATCGCCGACATCGCCCTGTGGGCGGTGCCGTTCGGCATCGTCGGCGGCCGGCTCTACCACGTGGTCTCGTCCCCGGACGCCTACTTCGGCCCCGGCGGCGACCCCGTCGCAGCCCTCTACATCTGGAACGGCGGCCTGGGGATCTGGGGCGCGGTGGCGCTCGGCGCGGTGGGGGCCTGGATCGGCTGCCGCCAGGTCGGCGCCCGGTTCTCCTCCTACGCGGACACCCTGGCCCCGGGGCTGCTGCTGGCGCAGGCGGTGGGCAGGGTCGGCAACTACTTCAACCAGGAGCTCTACGGCCGCCCGACCACGCTGCCGTGGGCGCTGGAGATCAGCCCGCAGCACCGCGAGCCCGGGTTCGAGGACGTCGCCACCTACCACCCCACCTTCCTCTACGAGCTCCTGTGGGACGCGGCCGCGGCGGGCGTCCTCATCTGGCTGCAGCGGCGCTTCCGCCTGGGCCACGGCCGGGTCTTCTTCGGCTACGTCGTGCTCTACACGCTCGGTCGCGTCTGGATCGAGGCGCTGCGCATCGACCCCGCCGAGCAGGTCCTCGGCCTGCGCCTCAACATCTGGACCTGCCTCGTGGTGGGCCTGGCCGGCGTGGTCGCCTTCGTGGTGAGCGCCCGCCGCCACCCGGGCGTCGAGGACTCGGTGCTCGTGCCGGCCCGCTCGGCCGCCTACCGGGACGCCCAGGCGGACACCACGGCCGACGACGACGGTGACGCCCGTGACGACGAGACGACGGTCGCCGGTGCGCCGGTGCGCGTCGCGGGGAGGGCCAGCGGCGGTGGAGCGGCCACCGAGCCCCCCGAGGGGGCTCCCCGCGGCGGAGAGTCCGGTGGGCGGGACGCTGCGTCTCGCGATGTGAGATAG
- the trpB gene encoding tryptophan synthase subunit beta: MLFERFGERGPYFGEFGGRFVPEALIAALDQLDEEYARAAADPAFAAELDRLQREYTGRPSILTEVPRFAEHAGGARVLLKREDLNHTGSHKINNVLGQALLTKRMGKKRVIAETGAGQHGVATATAAALMGLECVVYMGEVDTQRQALNVARMRLLGAEVVPVSTGTATLKDALNEAFRDWVAHVDDTHYVLGTVAGPHPFPAMVRDFHRTIGVEARAQVLDRVGRLPDLVAACVGGGSNAIGIFHAFLDDPEVQLLGLEAAGDGVETGRHAASITGGVSGVLHGARSMVLQDDDGQTLDSHSISAGLDYPGVGPEHAYLASIGRARYEPVTDAQAMEAFGLLCRTEGIIPAIESAHALAGALRAGRELGPDGVVLVNLSGRGDKDVDTAARWFGLVSDADLVASEAERVSGPVEETEGNGW; this comes from the coding sequence CTGCTGTTCGAGCGCTTCGGCGAGCGCGGCCCGTACTTCGGGGAGTTCGGCGGGCGGTTCGTGCCCGAGGCGCTCATCGCCGCGCTCGACCAGCTGGACGAGGAGTACGCCCGCGCCGCCGCGGACCCGGCCTTCGCGGCCGAGCTCGACAGGCTGCAGCGCGAGTACACCGGCCGCCCGAGCATCCTCACCGAGGTGCCGCGCTTCGCCGAGCACGCCGGCGGCGCCCGCGTGCTGCTCAAGCGCGAGGACCTCAACCACACCGGCTCGCACAAGATCAACAACGTGCTGGGCCAGGCGCTGCTGACCAAGCGCATGGGCAAGAAGCGGGTCATCGCCGAGACCGGCGCCGGCCAGCACGGCGTGGCCACGGCCACCGCCGCCGCCCTCATGGGCCTGGAGTGCGTGGTCTACATGGGCGAGGTCGACACCCAGCGCCAGGCCCTCAACGTGGCCCGGATGCGCCTGCTGGGCGCCGAGGTGGTGCCGGTGAGCACCGGCACGGCCACCCTCAAGGACGCCCTCAACGAGGCGTTCCGGGACTGGGTCGCCCACGTCGACGACACCCACTACGTCCTGGGCACCGTGGCCGGCCCGCACCCGTTCCCCGCCATGGTGCGCGACTTCCACCGCACCATCGGCGTGGAGGCGCGCGCCCAGGTGCTCGACCGCGTGGGGCGCCTGCCCGACCTGGTCGCGGCCTGCGTGGGTGGCGGCTCCAACGCCATCGGCATCTTCCACGCGTTCCTCGACGACCCCGAGGTCCAGCTGCTGGGCCTGGAGGCCGCCGGGGACGGCGTGGAGACCGGTCGCCACGCGGCCTCCATCACCGGCGGCGTCTCGGGCGTGCTGCACGGGGCCCGCTCGATGGTCCTCCAGGACGACGACGGCCAGACCCTCGACAGCCACTCCATCTCCGCCGGCCTGGACTACCCCGGCGTCGGCCCGGAGCACGCCTACCTGGCCTCGATCGGGCGCGCCCGCTACGAGCCCGTCACCGACGCCCAGGCCATGGAGGCGTTCGGGCTGCTGTGCCGCACGGAGGGGATCATCCCGGCCATCGAGAGCGCCCACGCGCTCGCCGGTGCCCTGCGGGCCGGGCGCGAGCTCGGCCCCGACGGCGTCGTGCTCGTGAACCTCTCCGGCCGGGGGGACAAGGACGTCGACACCGCCGCCCGCTGGTTCGGGCTGGTCAGCGACGCCGACCTCGTGGCCTCCGAGGCCGAGCGGGTCAGCGGGCCCGTCGAGGAGACCGAGGGGAACGGCTGGTGA
- the trpA gene encoding tryptophan synthase subunit alpha, translating to MVSTVESAGAPATAPAAGLSSASALDAARAQGRSALVGYLPAGFPDQAGCVDALRASVAAGLDVIELGLPYSDPVMDGPVIQAAAETALRGGTRIRHVLESVEQLSSAPEGERAPVLVMSYWAPVLRYGVAAFARDLAAAGGAGLITPDLVPDEAGEWLAASDAHGLERVFLVAPSSTPARLASTAAACRGWTYAASTMGVTGARTSVGPAAQGLVTAARGAGAERVCVGLGVSTGEQAAEVGAYADGVIVGSALVRALSEDGVPGLERVVRDLAAGVAGSRG from the coding sequence CTGGTGAGCACCGTCGAGAGCGCGGGAGCGCCCGCCACCGCTCCCGCGGCCGGCCTGAGCAGCGCCTCCGCGCTCGACGCCGCCCGCGCCCAGGGCCGCTCGGCGCTGGTGGGCTACCTGCCGGCCGGCTTCCCCGACCAGGCCGGCTGCGTCGACGCCCTGCGCGCCTCCGTGGCCGCCGGGCTCGACGTCATCGAGCTGGGCCTGCCCTACTCCGACCCCGTCATGGACGGCCCGGTGATCCAGGCCGCCGCCGAGACGGCGCTGCGCGGCGGCACCCGCATCCGCCACGTGCTGGAGTCGGTGGAGCAGCTGTCCTCGGCCCCCGAGGGCGAGCGCGCCCCGGTGCTCGTGATGAGCTACTGGGCCCCCGTGCTGCGCTACGGCGTGGCCGCCTTCGCGCGCGACCTCGCGGCCGCCGGCGGCGCCGGGCTCATCACCCCGGACCTCGTCCCCGACGAGGCGGGGGAGTGGCTGGCTGCCAGCGACGCCCACGGCCTGGAGCGCGTCTTCCTCGTGGCCCCCTCCTCCACCCCGGCCCGGCTGGCCTCGACCGCGGCGGCCTGCCGCGGCTGGACCTACGCCGCCTCCACCATGGGGGTCACCGGCGCCCGCACCTCGGTCGGGCCGGCCGCACAGGGCCTGGTCACCGCCGCGCGCGGTGCCGGTGCCGAGCGCGTCTGCGTGGGTCTGGGCGTCTCCACGGGAGAGCAGGCCGCGGAGGTCGGCGCCTACGCCGACGGGGTGATCGTCGGGTCCGCGCTGGTGCGCGCCCTGTCCGAGGACGGCGTCCCCGGCCTGGAGCGCGTCGTGCGCGACCTCGCCGCCGGTGTCGCCGGCTCCCGCGGGTGA